From the Zonotrichia leucophrys gambelii isolate GWCS_2022_RI chromosome 10, RI_Zleu_2.0, whole genome shotgun sequence genome, one window contains:
- the MRPS11 gene encoding small ribosomal subunit protein uS11m has protein sequence MSAAMALAGLRVLGWGGRAAALCRGLRSGPPRLQDAAGAAAKETEKQSATEQSSLILQRNSMRWDGKVYEEVPIAHIKATYNNTHIQVVSFDNQPFSRTSCGTEGFQNAKKGTAIAAQTAAMAAAVKARGKGVLHVRVMVKGLGPGRKAAIKGLTMGGLEIISITDNSPVPHNGCRPRKPRRV, from the exons ATGAGTGCGGCCATGGCGCTGGCCGGGCTAcgtgtgctgggctgggg gggccgcgccgccgccctGTGCCGCGGGCTCCGCTCCGGCCCCCCGAGGCTGCAGGACGCGGCGGGGGCGGCTGCCAAGGAGACGGAGAAGCAGAGCGCGACCGAGCAGAG CTCTTTAATCCTGCAGAGGAACTCCATGAGGTGGGATGGCAAGGTTTATGAAGAGGTCCCGATAGCTCACATCAAAGCAACTTACAACAA cacacacaTCCAGGTGGTGAGCTTTGACAACCAGCCGTTCTCCCGCACGTCCTGCGGCACAGAAGGCTTCCAGAACGCCAAGAAGGGCACAGCCATCGCAGCACAGactgcagccatggcagcagcagtg AAAGCACGTGGGAAGGGTGTATTGCACGTGCGAGTCATGGTCAAAGGACTGGGACCTGGACGCAAA GCTGCCATCAAGGGGCTGACAATGGGAGGTTTGGAGATCATCTCCATCACCGACAACAGCCCGGTCCCCCACAACGGCTGCCGCCCACGGAAACCCAGGAGAGTCTGA
- the MRPL46 gene encoding large ribosomal subunit protein mL46 encodes MAGHCGARAMAAPLGLRAAGSARWVCSAAAPRPWKLFGAMCLLRLPRITQPLEKEEEEVAALMEQIELERSLYSDHEMRKLEEEEQLKKKMESLYDEDEAHGKTVIMAQDLEEKWEQKFLRFKAAPRITDADKSNDRTSLNRKLDSNLMLLVKQKIGNQELWLLPQVEWQPGETLRSTAERAMAMFLGDHIQAKVLGNAPFGIYKYKFPKAIRTENNVGAKVFFFKAFLQSNDLSQAKLKADHLWVTKKELGDYLQSEYLKKVNRFLLDL; translated from the exons ATGGCGGGGCATTGTGGGGCGCGGGCCATGGCGGCGCCCCTGGGGCTGCGGGCGGCGGGCAGCGCTCGCTGGGTTTGTAGCGCTGCCGCGCCGCGTCCCTGGAAGCTTTTTGGGGCGATGTGCTTGTTGAGGCTTCCCCGAATCACGCAGCctctggaaaaggaggaggaagaggtggCGGCGCTCATGGAGCAG AtagagctggagaggagcctCTATTCTGATCATGAAATGCGtaagctggaggaggaggagcagctcaaGAAGAAGATGGAAAGCTTGTATGATGAGGATGAAGCTCATGGCAAGACGGTCATCATGGCTCAGGACCTGGAGGAGAAGTGGGAACAGAAGTTTCTGCGGTTCAAAGCTGCCCCACGGATAACAG ATGCTGACAAAAGCAACGATCGAACATCGTTGAACAGAAAGCTGGACAGCAACCTGATGCTTCTGGTGAAACAGAAAATTGGTAACCAGGAGCTGTGGCTCCTGCCTCAAGTGGAGTGGCAGCCTGGAGAGACACTACGGAGCACGGCTGAGCGAGCCATGGCTATGTTTTTGG GAGATCACATTCAAGCCAAAGTCCTGGGGAATGCACCATTTGGGATTTACAAGTATAAATTCCCCAAGGCCATCAGAACTGAGAATAACGTGGGAGCCAAAGTCTTCTTCTTCAAAGCCTTCCTCCAAAGCAACGATTTGTCCCAGGCAAAGCTGAAGGCAGATCATCTGTGGGTCACAAAGAAGGAGCTGGGAGATTACCTGCAGTCAGAATACCTGAAAAAAGTCAATAGATTCCTCCTGGACTTGTGA